The Nocardia arthritidis genome has a window encoding:
- a CDS encoding glycoside hydrolase family 88 protein has product MRTERPHHGPGNNSDSGADLTSSRQAHPPLPPLTDLSAARLAEIGDLLVARTWRMGLPSWFWGEGVCLLGMLRLARARRLPVPVEVVDWLRHHRERGIDIGHVNNLAPGTAAVLAAAEYPEFADPAIRLGEWFNETGSCTRSFNGALEHWPGGVWADTTFMAGVFLGHLGAYRRDPELLAAFGDQLLAHAEILQHPELGLFAHGSHRGETLWNFWGRGNAWCALSAVEFLELAATATVDATQVHRITAALTRQLIALAQRQPAHGVWSVLVDDQPENAGILETSAAAGIGAAMLRAAPLIPEHTPTFTTAGWRAIRGALAYVDAEGALTRVSAGTVLQLIPFGYSVIRDDRPQLWGQGLAMHAVAAALENLAQART; this is encoded by the coding sequence ATGCGGACTGAACGCCCACATCACGGCCCAGGCAATAATTCGGACTCCGGCGCGGATCTGACCTCATCCCGGCAGGCCCATCCCCCGCTGCCGCCTTTGACCGATCTCTCGGCGGCGCGACTCGCCGAGATCGGCGATCTGCTCGTCGCCCGAACTTGGCGGATGGGCCTGCCGTCCTGGTTCTGGGGCGAGGGGGTCTGCCTGCTCGGCATGCTGCGGCTCGCGCGGGCGCGGCGTCTTCCGGTTCCCGTCGAGGTGGTGGACTGGCTGCGACACCACCGCGAACGGGGCATCGACATCGGCCACGTCAACAACCTCGCGCCGGGCACCGCCGCGGTGCTGGCCGCCGCCGAATATCCGGAGTTCGCGGATCCGGCCATCCGGCTCGGCGAGTGGTTCAACGAAACAGGCTCCTGCACAAGATCTTTCAACGGCGCGCTGGAGCATTGGCCCGGCGGCGTCTGGGCGGACACCACGTTCATGGCGGGCGTGTTCCTCGGCCATCTCGGCGCGTACCGGCGCGACCCGGAGCTGCTGGCCGCATTCGGCGATCAGCTGCTCGCCCACGCCGAGATCCTGCAACACCCCGAGCTCGGGCTGTTCGCGCACGGATCGCACCGGGGCGAAACGCTGTGGAATTTCTGGGGCCGCGGCAATGCCTGGTGCGCGCTCAGCGCGGTCGAATTCCTGGAGCTCGCCGCGACGGCCACCGTCGACGCCACCCAGGTCCACCGGATCACCGCCGCACTGACCCGTCAGCTGATCGCGCTGGCGCAACGGCAACCGGCACATGGCGTGTGGAGCGTGCTGGTTGACGATCAACCGGAGAATGCCGGGATACTGGAGACCTCGGCCGCCGCGGGCATCGGCGCCGCCATGCTGCGCGCCGCCCCCCTGATCCCCGAGCACACACCGACTTTCACGACGGCGGGCTGGCGGGCAATACGCGGCGCACTGGCCTACGTCGATGCCGAGGGCGCACTCACCCGAGTGAGCGCCGGCACCGTCCTGCAACTGATCCCGTTCGGCTACAGCGTAATTCGCGACGACCGCCCGCAACTCTGGGGCCAGGGCCTCGCCATGCACGCGGTGGCCGCGGCCCTCGAGAACTTGGCTCAGGCCCGCACCTGA
- a CDS encoding MMPL family transporter produces MPTTFAEFATARPRIVLLVALLLALIGGGFGATVPGHLSSGGYLAADLESVRANRFIQDHFPGGNPNYVVLITAADGVESPAARAVAEQVAQRMRSDPNVTGVQSFWSTRPDLALGLRSRDGRGALIVAKIAGDDSQVQRRTAALAADIERDRDGVAVRGGGLAGVVTDVNAHVQRDLIVAEAIALPVSAILLTLVFGSVIAALLPVAIGLFATAATLGILRALTAMTDVSVFALNMTTALGLALAIDYSLFIVSRYREELAAARDTRAAVIRAVQTAGRTVVYSGLAVALAMVALLVFPQVFFRSFAYAGVPVVAAAVGASVLILPAALLLLGDRVNALDLRKPLRRWLRRGPAVAVPPERSWWYRLVVAVMKRPLRVAVAGVAVLLLLGSPFLSAQFAAPDDRVLPTSASSRIVSDALRRDFDADMAAGLVAALPGFDGPSAEIGSYAAELSRVDGVRGVLSSGGVYAGGLRVAADVPEMASAAGTYLSIVTRAEPSAPEGETQLAALRAVHPPSAVEFSGAAAINADSIASIAARLPLAIALIAVVMLAVLFLFTGSVLLPLKALLLNTLSLTATFGAMVWVFQDGHLSGLLGFTPTGTTNLYMPILMFCLAFGMSMDYEVFLLSRIREEWLASDRAAQANTHAVAMGTARTGPIFTAAAGLMAVVLLAVATSEVAIMKLFGIGLALAVIADATIIRLLLVPALMRLFSTWNWWSPKPLAALHARFGLAEAEPVDPEVQVRA; encoded by the coding sequence ATGCCGACCACATTCGCCGAATTCGCCACCGCGCGACCACGAATCGTGCTGCTGGTGGCGCTGCTGCTGGCGCTGATCGGCGGTGGTTTCGGGGCCACCGTGCCCGGGCACCTGTCCAGCGGCGGTTATCTGGCCGCCGATCTGGAATCGGTGCGGGCCAACCGCTTCATCCAGGACCATTTCCCCGGCGGCAACCCGAACTACGTCGTGCTGATCACCGCGGCCGACGGTGTGGAAAGCCCGGCGGCGCGCGCGGTGGCCGAGCAGGTGGCGCAACGGATGCGCAGCGATCCGAATGTCACCGGCGTGCAATCATTTTGGTCGACCCGGCCGGATCTGGCGCTCGGCCTGCGCAGCCGGGACGGCCGCGGTGCGCTGATCGTCGCCAAGATCGCGGGCGACGACAGCCAGGTGCAGCGGCGCACGGCGGCGCTGGCCGCGGATATCGAGCGGGACCGCGACGGTGTCGCGGTGCGGGGCGGTGGGCTTGCCGGGGTGGTCACCGATGTGAACGCGCACGTCCAACGGGATCTGATCGTCGCGGAGGCGATCGCGCTTCCGGTGTCGGCGATCCTGTTGACGCTGGTGTTCGGCAGCGTGATCGCCGCGCTGCTGCCGGTGGCGATCGGTTTGTTCGCGACGGCGGCGACGCTCGGCATTCTGCGCGCGCTCACCGCGATGACCGACGTTTCGGTCTTCGCGCTGAATATGACCACCGCGCTCGGGCTCGCCCTCGCCATCGATTACAGCCTGTTCATCGTCAGCCGCTATCGCGAGGAGTTGGCGGCGGCCCGCGATACCAGGGCCGCAGTGATCCGCGCGGTGCAGACCGCGGGGCGGACGGTGGTCTATTCGGGACTCGCCGTCGCACTGGCCATGGTGGCGCTGCTGGTGTTTCCGCAGGTGTTCTTCCGGTCGTTCGCCTACGCGGGGGTGCCCGTCGTGGCCGCCGCGGTCGGCGCGTCGGTCCTGATCCTGCCCGCCGCGCTGCTGTTGCTCGGCGACCGGGTGAATGCGCTGGATCTGCGAAAACCATTGCGGCGGTGGTTACGTCGCGGGCCCGCGGTCGCGGTGCCGCCGGAGCGCAGCTGGTGGTACCGGCTGGTCGTCGCGGTGATGAAGCGGCCGCTGCGCGTCGCGGTCGCCGGGGTCGCGGTGCTGCTGTTGCTCGGATCTCCTTTCCTGTCGGCCCAATTCGCCGCACCGGACGATCGAGTCCTGCCGACGTCGGCGTCGAGCCGGATCGTCAGCGACGCGCTGCGCCGGGATTTCGACGCGGATATGGCGGCCGGGTTGGTGGCGGCACTGCCGGGATTCGATGGCCCCTCGGCCGAAATCGGTTCGTATGCGGCGGAATTGTCGCGGGTCGACGGCGTGCGCGGGGTGCTGTCCAGTGGGGGCGTCTATGCCGGTGGGTTGCGCGTGGCCGCCGATGTTCCCGAAATGGCAAGTGCCGCAGGGACGTATCTGTCCATCGTGACGCGGGCTGAGCCGTCGGCGCCGGAGGGTGAGACACAACTGGCCGCGCTGCGTGCGGTGCACCCGCCGAGCGCGGTGGAGTTCAGCGGTGCTGCGGCCATCAACGCGGATTCCATCGCGAGTATCGCGGCGCGGCTGCCGCTGGCCATCGCGCTGATCGCCGTCGTCATGCTCGCGGTGCTGTTCCTGTTCACCGGAAGCGTGCTGCTGCCGCTGAAGGCATTGCTGCTCAACACGTTATCGCTCACCGCGACCTTCGGCGCGATGGTGTGGGTCTTCCAGGACGGGCATCTGTCCGGGCTGCTCGGCTTCACCCCGACCGGCACCACCAACCTTTATATGCCGATCCTCATGTTCTGCTTGGCATTCGGCATGTCGATGGATTACGAGGTATTCCTGCTGTCCAGGATCCGGGAGGAATGGCTCGCCTCCGACCGTGCGGCACAGGCGAATACGCACGCGGTGGCCATGGGCACCGCACGGACCGGCCCGATCTTCACCGCCGCCGCAGGCCTGATGGCGGTGGTGCTGCTTGCCGTCGCCACCTCCGAGGTCGCGATCATGAAACTCTTCGGCATCGGCCTCGCGCTGGCCGTGATCGCCGACGCGACCATCATCCGCCTGCTGTTGGTTCCCGCGCTGATGCGCCTGTTCAGCACCTGGAACTGGTGGTCACCGAAACCCCTTGCGGCACTGCATGCCCGGTTCGGTCTGGCCGAGGCCGAACCGGTCGATCCCGAGGTTCAGGTGCGGGCCTGA
- a CDS encoding DUF2165 domain-containing protein encodes MGLNVRRFLDIVGSRRMAVAVLAAITGFYYLFVAFTNCVDTDTNRRGVAAVLAMRSTIHNSGTDWRAITSGNIALIAYILIVIWEFLIAFVLLAAAVAWLRALSGRPARLRADQDIAEKLSSLGWTMVILLFAGGFLTIAGEWFRMWANKEVNASSAALQNFLIAAVGLILLHLPDRPVPPDRPVPKGR; translated from the coding sequence ATGGGTCTCAACGTCAGGCGTTTTCTCGATATCGTCGGTAGTAGGCGGATGGCCGTCGCGGTGCTCGCCGCCATCACCGGCTTCTACTACCTGTTCGTCGCCTTCACCAATTGTGTTGATACCGATACCAATCGGCGCGGCGTCGCCGCGGTGCTCGCCATGCGCTCGACCATCCACAATTCCGGCACCGACTGGCGGGCCATCACCAGCGGCAATATCGCGCTCATCGCCTACATCCTCATCGTGATCTGGGAATTCCTCATCGCGTTCGTGCTGCTCGCGGCGGCGGTCGCGTGGCTGCGCGCGCTATCGGGGCGTCCGGCCCGGCTGCGCGCCGATCAGGATATCGCCGAGAAGCTGTCGAGCCTCGGGTGGACGATGGTGATCCTGCTGTTCGCCGGCGGTTTCCTCACCATCGCGGGCGAATGGTTCCGCATGTGGGCCAACAAGGAGGTGAACGCCTCCTCGGCCGCGCTGCAGAATTTCCTCATCGCCGCCGTCGGCCTCATCCTGCTGCACCTGCCCGACCGCCCAGTGCCGCCCGATCGCCCAGTGCCGAAAGGGCGTTGA
- a CDS encoding class I SAM-dependent methyltransferase — protein MTRPAEMWNTAYDNDTAPWVIGAPQPAIVALEKTGLISGRVLDPGCGTGEHTILLTELGYDVLGVDLAPSAVEYARRNAADHGVVARFEIADALRFGERTDWAGAPAGSAPAFDTIVDSALFHVFGTEPEARAEYVNSLHSILKPGGLLHILALSDTESGFGPRISDALIRESFGTGWELEDLQPSSYRGRPITTAQEGRFDGIELGEGTIDVAAWLTRLRRV, from the coding sequence ATGACACGTCCTGCCGAAATGTGGAACACCGCCTATGACAACGACACCGCGCCGTGGGTGATCGGCGCGCCGCAACCGGCGATCGTCGCACTGGAAAAGACGGGGCTGATCAGCGGCCGCGTCCTCGATCCAGGATGCGGCACCGGTGAGCACACCATCCTGCTGACCGAGCTCGGCTATGACGTACTCGGCGTCGATCTGGCCCCGAGCGCGGTCGAGTACGCCCGCCGCAACGCGGCGGACCACGGGGTTGTCGCGCGATTCGAGATCGCCGACGCGCTGCGCTTCGGCGAACGGACGGACTGGGCGGGCGCTCCGGCCGGCTCCGCACCGGCCTTCGACACCATTGTGGACAGCGCGCTGTTCCATGTCTTCGGCACCGAACCCGAGGCCCGCGCGGAATATGTGAACAGCCTGCATTCGATCCTCAAACCCGGCGGCCTGCTGCACATCCTCGCGCTCTCCGACACCGAATCCGGTTTCGGCCCGCGGATCAGCGACGCGCTGATCCGCGAATCCTTCGGCACTGGTTGGGAATTGGAGGATCTCCAACCGTCCAGCTACCGAGGCAGGCCGATCACGACGGCGCAGGAGGGCCGGTTCGACGGCATCGAGCTGGGCGAGGGCACGATCGATGTCGCGGCCTGGCTGACGCGGCTGCGCCGGGTCTAA
- a CDS encoding lipase family protein — MRVSRGWRSLVAMGAISACAALTVQAGQAAAETPGMLTSVVRQPDSFHGIPGGSVISYWMAGSDGSPRPASGAMFVPRGTPPPGGWPIVAFTHGTTGLGAGCGGKSDPSTGPQTVFIGEEDAMMRHLVDRGFAVVAPDYLGLGLFDTGPHPYLERQTEATATIDLVRAARSARPDLSRTWAVMGPSQGGQAALGTGYLQQTYAPDLDFRGTIAIDPESDVEKGLPVAGPGLPALPGLDGTTGFIADILAGLRTARPDAGVDDYLSPLGRTVLDEIATMCQPAIDARVNGLGIGDLLSKPLSDKRIRDVYTEYLTVPTRGYNAPILLLLNATDTMVPSPLHAALAAQFAANGVDFRTVTGTGRHTQLNPAMWAAIDDFLARMR; from the coding sequence ATGCGGGTTTCCCGTGGTTGGCGGAGTCTTGTCGCGATGGGGGCGATATCGGCGTGTGCCGCGCTCACGGTGCAGGCCGGTCAGGCCGCGGCGGAAACTCCGGGGATGCTGACCTCCGTTGTTCGGCAGCCCGACAGCTTCCACGGCATCCCCGGCGGTTCGGTGATCAGCTACTGGATGGCCGGTTCCGACGGCAGCCCGCGCCCGGCCAGCGGCGCGATGTTCGTGCCGCGCGGTACGCCGCCGCCGGGTGGCTGGCCGATCGTCGCCTTCACCCACGGCACCACCGGCCTCGGCGCGGGCTGCGGCGGTAAATCGGATCCGAGCACCGGGCCGCAGACCGTCTTCATCGGCGAGGAGGATGCGATGATGCGTCACCTCGTCGACCGCGGCTTCGCGGTGGTGGCGCCCGACTACCTCGGGCTCGGCCTGTTCGACACCGGCCCGCACCCGTACCTGGAGCGGCAGACCGAGGCGACGGCGACCATCGATCTGGTGCGCGCCGCGCGCTCGGCCCGCCCGGACCTGTCGCGCACCTGGGCCGTGATGGGGCCGTCTCAGGGTGGTCAGGCCGCGCTCGGCACCGGATATCTCCAGCAGACCTACGCGCCCGACCTCGATTTCCGCGGCACCATCGCGATCGACCCGGAATCCGATGTGGAAAAGGGGCTTCCCGTTGCGGGACCGGGCCTTCCGGCGCTGCCGGGCCTGGACGGCACCACCGGTTTCATCGCCGACATCCTGGCCGGGCTGCGCACCGCCCGGCCGGACGCCGGCGTCGACGACTACCTGAGCCCGCTCGGCCGGACCGTACTCGACGAGATCGCCACCATGTGCCAGCCCGCCATCGACGCACGGGTGAATGGTCTCGGCATCGGCGACCTGCTCTCGAAACCGTTATCGGACAAGCGGATTCGCGACGTGTACACCGAGTACCTGACGGTGCCGACGCGCGGCTACAACGCGCCGATCCTGTTGCTGCTCAACGCCACCGACACCATGGTCCCGTCCCCGCTGCATGCCGCGCTCGCGGCCCAGTTCGCCGCCAACGGCGTCGATTTCCGGACGGTCACCGGCACCGGCAGGCACACCCAGCTGAACCCGGCGATGTGGGCGGCTATCGACGACTTCCTGGCGCGGATGCGTTAG
- a CDS encoding GDSL-type esterase/lipase family protein has translation MTDWISTPIESTILRGVLELERTARGVLPHRLPARARRQFPNSSLSMVETQPTGVRLAFRTRATAIELDVLTTRVTWLGAPAPLNSGYDLRLNGSPAGQDETGAGNLLIIDTRTGAGTTEPGPMGTVRFAGLPAVAKEVEIWLPHTETVELIALRTDAPIEPIDVGDRKVWLHHGSSISHGANADYPTGTWPALAATLGQVELVNLSLRGNALLDPFVARTIRDTPADLISVKIGINLANTDLMRLRGFGPAVHGFLDTIRDGHPGTPLLVVSPILCPIQEDAPGPITPDLSGGRLRFRAPDPPAEPDPGRLTLNIIREELAAIIALRAIDDPDLYYLDGRELYGAADFAELPLPDALHPDTAGHRRIAENFARTAFSADGPFGVRTRRQVAATV, from the coding sequence ATGACCGACTGGATCAGCACTCCCATCGAATCCACAATCCTGCGTGGGGTTCTCGAATTGGAGCGCACCGCACGCGGCGTCTTGCCGCACCGGTTGCCCGCGCGGGCACGCCGCCAATTCCCGAACAGTTCCCTTTCCATGGTCGAGACGCAGCCGACGGGTGTCCGGCTGGCCTTCCGCACCCGCGCCACCGCGATCGAATTGGATGTGCTGACGACGCGGGTCACCTGGCTCGGCGCCCCGGCCCCGCTCAACAGCGGCTACGACCTGCGGCTGAACGGCAGCCCCGCCGGACAGGACGAAACCGGCGCGGGAAATCTGCTGATCATCGACACCCGCACCGGGGCGGGGACCACCGAACCCGGACCGATGGGCACCGTCCGGTTCGCCGGGCTGCCCGCCGTGGCGAAGGAGGTCGAGATCTGGTTGCCGCATACCGAAACCGTCGAGTTGATCGCGCTGCGCACGGACGCACCGATCGAACCGATCGATGTCGGAGATCGCAAGGTGTGGCTGCACCACGGCAGTTCGATCAGCCACGGCGCCAACGCCGACTATCCGACCGGCACCTGGCCCGCCCTGGCCGCCACGCTCGGCCAGGTGGAACTGGTCAATCTGAGCCTGCGCGGCAACGCACTGCTCGACCCGTTCGTCGCGCGGACCATCCGGGATACGCCCGCCGACCTCATCAGCGTCAAGATCGGCATCAACCTGGCGAATACCGATCTGATGCGGTTGCGCGGCTTCGGACCCGCGGTGCACGGGTTCCTCGACACCATCCGCGATGGCCATCCCGGCACGCCGCTGCTGGTGGTCTCGCCGATCCTGTGTCCGATCCAGGAGGACGCTCCCGGCCCGATCACACCGGACCTCAGCGGCGGGCGGCTGCGCTTCCGCGCCCCCGACCCACCGGCCGAGCCCGACCCGGGGCGTTTGACGCTCAACATCATTCGCGAGGAACTGGCCGCCATCATCGCTCTCCGGGCGATCGACGATCCGGACCTGTACTACCTCGACGGCCGCGAACTCTACGGCGCGGCCGATTTCGCCGAACTGCCGCTGCCCGACGCACTGCATCCCGACACCGCGGGCCACCGCCGCATCGCCGAAAACTTCGCCAGGACAGCCTTTTCCGCCGATGGACCGTTCGGAGTTCGGACCCGCCGACAGGTTGCCGCCACGGTCTGA